A window of Paenibacillus polygoni contains these coding sequences:
- a CDS encoding ECF transporter S component, which yields MLQTKGERLKSGRKGLTLTDILVTIVLAVVFGIIYKIWGPTYDLVKPFGLHAEQMIYGMWFMAGTFAFLVIRKPGVALLAEIAASTVSAFLGSEWGISTLIYGAVQGLGAELIFALFLYRKVNVWITSLAAIGSAAGSLILDFGYGYIDSLQTWSYALLIGLRLAGSIVLAGIVAYSLYKALELTGVTKSLRKTTKEDMEALH from the coding sequence ATGTTGCAGACAAAAGGGGAACGTTTAAAGTCAGGGCGCAAAGGGCTTACATTAACTGATATTCTAGTTACCATTGTGCTTGCCGTTGTATTTGGAATCATCTACAAGATCTGGGGACCTACTTACGATCTAGTCAAACCGTTCGGACTCCATGCGGAACAAATGATTTATGGCATGTGGTTTATGGCAGGGACCTTTGCTTTTCTCGTCATCCGTAAACCTGGTGTCGCTCTACTAGCAGAGATTGCGGCTTCAACGGTAAGTGCCTTTCTAGGAAGTGAGTGGGGGATTTCTACGCTGATCTATGGTGCGGTACAGGGGCTTGGGGCTGAACTTATATTTGCACTTTTTTTATATCGAAAAGTGAATGTATGGATTACGTCACTTGCTGCCATCGGCTCAGCAGCCGGATCTCTAATCCTCGATTTTGGGTATGGTTATATCGATTCTCTGCAAACGTGGAGTTATGCGCTGCTTATTGGACTGCGATTAGCAGGAAGTATTGTGTTAGCCGGAATAGTTGCTTATTCACTGTATAAAGCATTGGAGTTAACGGGGGTAACGAAATCCCTGAGAAAGACGACGAAAGAGGATATGGAGGCACTGCATTAA
- a CDS encoding ABC transporter ATP-binding protein: protein MMQIKEKAHVTQPPAAVAIDGLRLKFPGESQIWFNKLSVTINQGEKVLLLGASGSGKSTLLQVMSGLIPHSIDVPMKADHLCIPDHPGIVFQDPDTQFCMPYVDEELAFVLENRQVPRDEMQAKIRALLSLVGLDLPDLHTPVQALSQGMKQRLAIASVLGVEPSVLFLDEPTALLDQQGTMEIWDTIRAITEDRTVIIVEHKIDYILDYVDRIIVLTSEGEIMADGGVKEIFRQHQQTITNYGIWHPGIWKNRPRPSRQGINIAAEKEAEPLLLLQDCMIHRSNKPVIRAEELQVLPGDFIGITGHNGAGKSSFLLGLMKLLPITGTYFVNGIELKNTKQAAQHIAYVFQNPELQFITYSVWNEVEYSLLFEPISKEERQARVKELLRRFHLNGLENRHPYELSLGQKRRLSVASAVVRNPRVLLLDEPTFGQDARNTFAMLDELERLRSEGTAIIMVTHDEEILARYCTSVWQAAEGRITTCH, encoded by the coding sequence ATGATGCAAATAAAGGAGAAAGCACACGTTACTCAGCCGCCAGCAGCGGTAGCTATTGACGGTCTGCGTCTCAAGTTTCCTGGAGAATCTCAGATCTGGTTTAATAAATTATCTGTAACCATAAACCAAGGAGAGAAAGTGTTACTGCTTGGTGCGAGCGGCAGCGGGAAGTCAACACTGCTTCAAGTGATGAGCGGACTTATTCCTCACTCCATTGATGTACCGATGAAGGCGGACCATCTGTGTATTCCTGATCATCCTGGGATTGTATTCCAAGACCCAGATACTCAGTTTTGTATGCCTTATGTAGATGAGGAGTTAGCTTTTGTGCTAGAGAATCGTCAGGTTCCCCGGGATGAAATGCAGGCAAAGATTAGAGCACTTCTAAGTCTTGTTGGACTTGATTTACCTGACTTACATACACCGGTGCAAGCTCTCTCCCAAGGCATGAAGCAGCGTCTGGCCATTGCTTCGGTACTTGGAGTAGAACCAAGTGTCCTTTTTCTAGATGAACCGACAGCACTGCTGGATCAGCAAGGGACGATGGAAATATGGGATACGATCCGAGCAATTACGGAAGATCGCACGGTGATTATCGTTGAACATAAAATTGATTATATCCTTGATTATGTAGATCGGATTATTGTCTTAACTTCCGAAGGAGAGATCATGGCAGATGGCGGGGTCAAAGAGATCTTCCGTCAGCATCAGCAGACGATCACGAATTATGGAATCTGGCATCCGGGAATTTGGAAGAACCGTCCTAGACCTTCTAGGCAGGGAATAAACATTGCTGCTGAGAAAGAGGCAGAACCGCTTCTATTGCTTCAGGACTGCATGATTCATCGCAGCAACAAGCCTGTTATTCGAGCAGAGGAGCTGCAGGTCCTGCCCGGTGATTTTATTGGAATTACGGGACACAATGGTGCGGGGAAAAGTTCATTTTTGCTCGGATTAATGAAGCTTCTCCCCATCACGGGTACGTATTTCGTAAACGGCATAGAGCTCAAAAATACGAAGCAAGCAGCACAGCATATCGCCTATGTATTTCAGAATCCAGAATTGCAGTTTATTACGTATTCCGTATGGAACGAAGTGGAGTATTCACTGCTTTTTGAGCCCATATCGAAGGAAGAACGCCAGGCACGGGTGAAAGAACTGCTGCGAAGGTTCCATCTAAACGGATTAGAGAACAGGCATCCTTACGAGTTGTCCCTTGGGCAAAAAAGAAGGCTGAGTGTCGCTTCCGCGGTCGTTCGGAATCCCCGTGTATTACTGCTTGATGAGCCTACATTCGGGCAGGATGCAAGGAATACATTTGCGATGCTGGATGAACTTGAACGATTGCGAAGCGAAGGAACAGCCATCATCATGGTGACTCATGATGAGGAAATCTTGGCTAGGTACTGTACATCTGTATGGCAGGCAGCAGAGGGGAGAATCACTACTTGCCACTAA
- a CDS encoding energy-coupling factor transporter transmembrane component T family protein yields the protein MPLNIPYQETWLHRVNPGFKLLTFALMFLVVILIHNLNMMIYLTITMLLLLIGSGHPPLRLLLYASPFILVFISTSTGMMFFGKGETTWWKYGIIHITEESFLRGVHLGCRALSMAAIGLLFGLTTRPVRLFYSLMQQWRLPPKYAYSFLAAMNLIPVLIYEFQTLRHALMIRGGGKQTPKWNIYALIKSYAIPLLAQSIRRAQRIAVAMEAKGFQSENKRTYYYHIGYSNRDIWFIAYFIGAVASAYGLGLTVPLVAHAVDVR from the coding sequence TTGCCACTAAATATCCCATACCAAGAAACTTGGCTGCACCGGGTTAACCCTGGGTTTAAACTCCTTACGTTTGCTTTGATGTTTCTTGTGGTCATCCTAATCCATAATCTCAATATGATGATTTATTTAACAATCACTATGCTTCTTCTCTTAATCGGTTCCGGTCATCCTCCGCTGCGTTTACTCCTATATGCATCCCCATTTATTCTGGTATTTATATCGACATCGACGGGCATGATGTTTTTTGGAAAAGGAGAAACAACTTGGTGGAAATACGGCATTATTCATATAACCGAAGAGAGTTTTTTACGCGGGGTTCATCTAGGCTGCAGAGCTTTATCGATGGCTGCAATCGGCTTGTTGTTTGGGCTGACAACAAGGCCTGTGCGCTTGTTCTACTCTCTGATGCAGCAGTGGAGACTTCCGCCGAAATATGCGTATAGTTTTCTGGCTGCGATGAATCTGATCCCGGTTCTAATCTACGAATTTCAAACACTTCGGCATGCTTTGATGATCCGAGGAGGAGGGAAGCAAACACCTAAGTGGAATATATATGCGCTGATAAAATCGTATGCGATTCCGCTTTTGGCACAAAGTATTCGAAGAGCGCAGCGGATCGCCGTGGCGATGGAGGCGAAGGGGTTTCAAAGTGAGAATAAACGGACGTACTATTATCATATTGGATACTCAAACCGTGACATTTGGTTCATTGCTTATTTTATAGGGGCGGTTGCATCCGCTTATGGACTTGGTCTTACGGTTCCTCTTGTAGCGCATGCTGTGGATGTGAGATAG
- a CDS encoding helix-turn-helix domain-containing protein, with product MIKTETAYRRANEKLKDHKAYIANEKLRLESMGLSKDQISHAVQPLLAFKGELEQDIQHYEMIKQGIFLPIETIMEVGKNLIAHRIYMNLSQAELAKRLGVSEAQVSRDERNEYEGATTEKIQSVMNALGLKTTIHIETAAV from the coding sequence ATGATTAAGACTGAAACCGCTTACCGTAGAGCGAATGAAAAGCTGAAAGACCACAAAGCCTATATCGCAAATGAGAAACTTCGGTTAGAAAGTATGGGTCTGAGTAAAGACCAAATTTCACACGCTGTTCAGCCGCTGCTTGCTTTTAAAGGGGAGCTTGAACAAGATATTCAACATTACGAAATGATTAAACAAGGAATTTTCCTCCCGATTGAGACGATTATGGAAGTCGGTAAGAATCTAATTGCTCATCGGATCTATATGAACTTATCTCAAGCTGAGCTTGCGAAAAGACTAGGGGTGTCAGAAGCACAGGTATCAAGAGATGAACGGAATGAATATGAAGGAGCAACGACAGAGAAGATCCAAAGTGTGATGAATGCGCTTGGTTTAAAAACAACCATTCATATTGAAACGGCAGCAGTGTAA